From the Coffea eugenioides isolate CCC68of chromosome 1, Ceug_1.0, whole genome shotgun sequence genome, the window ATAGGTGCATACAACTCatgttaaaaataaataatcaacTATTTCTTCACGGATTTCATTAACACAAAGCCAGGAAAATTGGACAATattagagttcttcttcttgGGCGAACTTAGCAAAACTctgatttatttcattttattgtaACTTACAAACTGACTTATGGCATCTCACTAAAACTCCCAAAgcatgaaaaaagaaatgggaaaaaTCTCTCAACATCTCACTAAAGCGCCCATTACATGTAGTCTTCTTTGTTGTTCCTCTCTGAGGAAATCGCTAGCTGCGACCAACTTTTGACGAGCCCGATATTTGTCTAGCATGCAAGCATGTAATAGCCAATCGAAAGATCACATACAAACTCAAATTCTATgttaaaatttaacaaacatgTAATGGgcattaataaaaaataaataaaccttTTCCCTTCAACTTTATGTGGCCGAATCAAAGATTTATCACTTCATCGACACACAGAGTAGCCGTCCACTTCCAAGGATTGACCTGTAATTTGGttaaacctcaagggaggtaaatgtaattaatccGAAAAAGAAAGATCCTCAAAACAAAAAGGACGcattcaaataaaagaaaaaagaaggaaaaaaaatgacacAAAAATCTAAATCTAAAGGGATAGAGGAATAGAGGGCAGAGAGAGACAGAAAACAGAGAAGCGGAGACAAACAAACAGGGGGAGGCAAAAGAAGTCTCTGCAAAAAAAAGAGCTTTGACTCTCTTCAATGGCGGATTCCCATACCCATTTACATGAAATCTTCCTTCAAAATAGTGTGTCTGCTCCCCAACAACCTAATCTGCATTTATAACACCAGAGTTCTTCATTCTCAAGCCTTTTTTATCTCAAACGCATCTGGGCTTTACTCAGATTTCCCTTTTAGACAACCAAATATCAGGTTAGTTATTCtgcaatcttttcttttttatacaTCAGCATTGGTCTGATTTCagtttgtctttttttttaaccttaAAAATCCAATATTTTTTCTGGGTTTTCTGAATTTTGTCCAGAAAAAGGTCTTTGGTTGTTCTTTTAATATGATTTCCGTATCGTCCATGTTTCTTGGAGATTGTTCGAGCTATCTAGAATCTTCTGTGTAATAATGCGATTAGTTTGTTTAGtataggttggtttttggtaaTTTTATCCTGAAATGTTGTTCAAACCTGGAAGTTTTAAGATTTGATAGCTTGGTTTTTTTCGTCGATTGTTTGTTCATTTTGTATAGCAAATTTTAGTCTTTTATCTGGGATTTTTTGTGACGTAATTTTGCTGGGttcttttggaatttctggGGACAGATATAATTAAGCTTGCAAGATTGGATCTGTTGGATCATAATGGGGAATTGCTGTGTCACGCCAGTTGATTCTTCTGAAAAGAAGgctaaaaagaagaataaaccCAACCCATTTTCTATTGACTATGGTGCAAATCATGGATCTGGAGGTGCCAACAAGCTAGTTGTGTTAAAACATCCTACTGGTCACGACATTTATGAGAGATACGATCTAGGGGGGGAGCTGGGGAGAGGTGAATTTGGGGTGACATATTTGTGTACTGATGTGGACACTGCTGATAAATATGCCTGCAAATCAATTTCGAAGAAGAAGCTAAGGACTGCAGTGGACATTGAGGATGTGAGGAGGGAGGTTGAAATTATGAAGCATTTGCCTGAGCATCCCAACATTGTGACTCTAAAGGATACGTATGAGGATGATGATGCAGTTCACATTGTGATGGAATTGTGTGAGGGTGGTGAATTGTTTGACCGCATAGTTGCAAGAGGGCATTATAGTGAAAGGGCTGCTGCAGTGGTCATGAAGACTATTGTGGAAGTAGTTCAGGTATTCTTTCGACTTCTTTAGATTTGAAACTGATATAGACTTGAATGAAATTATCTGGTTAAATTGCACTTATTTCTTGGACTAAGTTCTGCGTATTCAATCTTTACTTTTTGTTTTGCTTACCATTTACTTTTGATAATATCCATGGAGCTTGCTGAGGTTTTCCAGCATAGTTATAGCGTTTTTCTTTGTATGCTGCATTCTGGTATAGGAAGGTACTTCTGGTTGATTGTCCAAAAACTTCCTTTTTAGCAAATCATTTTTAGCACTCTTTTCATGCTGTTGAGCGGCAAATTTTACTGCAAATTGACAGATTTTTGTTGTATATAATGGATGCCTTTAGGTTGTACTTTTTTTCTAGGTATTGTTCATCTACTCTCAGATGTCTTCTAAGAAGTCAGCCTAAAAGGTTTCAAACTGGTTAATgtccttggattttttttttccctcttcttGACTGTTTGTAACCTCAATATGGAATATTTTGTATATCTCTATTGTGTTTATGGTAATAGCTATGAATGTTATAAACAAGCTAGTTCTTTGTTGCCAGTGGTACTTCTTGAAGATCTTGATATTCTTGTCCCACATATTGCTCAAACCTGCCTTCATGATCTGGAATGATTCTGTCCTGCCCCATTCCTTTGGAGTGCTACCACCTGATTCCGTAATGTTAAGTGCAATTTTAAATGCAGTTATTTGTTTATATGCTGCTGAGCTGTTTTACACTTGCTAGTAAAATTTTGAAGCCCATTTAAACTTCATTGTTTTTTTATTCATCTACTTTCTAAGTAACTattgttttctgttttctaGGTCTGTCACAGGCATGGAGTAATGCATCGGGATCTCAAACCAGAGAATTTTCTTTTTGCAAACAAGAAGGAAACATCACCCTTAAAAGCAATTGACTTTGGATTGTCTGTTTTCTTCAAACCTGGTATGGGAGTACGTCAATAGCTTATTTTGTGTTTGTAGCTTATTAGATTATGTGGTTTGGAACAAGTCTATGGGTTTTATTTGTATGTTTTATTTTAATGGGTTGTATTGTTTGTTCACTAATCATTCCACCACCTTTTTGTAGGTGAGCACTTTAATGAGATTGTCGGAAGTCCATATTACATGGCTCCTGAGgttttgaaacgaaattatggTCCAGAGGTTGATGTCTGGAGTGCTGGAGTTATCCTGTATATTTTGCTATGTGGTGTTCCACCCTTCTGGGCAGGTCTGTAAAACATGTGGAAGAATATTTGTAGATTTATTAGGAGCTTTCAGGacatcaagaaaaataaagaaagcaaAGTTgctcagaaaaagaaaaagaaagatcaTTCAAAAAGTTGTGGTTTACTTAATGGGGAAAGTGGGAACAAAAGTTCTACAAGTTGGATGCCTCGCATAAGGGAAGAGCTTAatgtttctttagtttattagACAAATAGCTTAATGTTTATCATGTTTATTGGACATAGTACTTAATTTCTCTTTTCTATTGTAGCTTTTTTGTTcttgaaagaaataaaaagggtTTAGCACTTGTGCACCTGGCCTACTGACAGACCTACTACTGACAGACCTATGTTATATTACTTGCCGATGCCCTGCTTATATGACAACACAACACTTTTTTCAGTACCCCTCTACAAGTGTGATTGGGAAGTTTCTACTATTTTGTCTGAAGATGAAGTAGTGTTCTCATATACTTGTTATCATTTCTGCAGAAACGGAACAGGGAGTAGCTCAAGCAATCATACGCTCTGTCATTGATTTTAAGAGAGATCCGTGGCCTAAGGTTTCTGATACTGCAAAGGATCTTGTAAAGAAGATGCTTGATCCAGATCCTAGCAGGCGGCTTACAGCTTCCCAAGTGCTTGGTATTAAACAGTTCATTTTTAAAGACTCTGTAACTAATCTGGTTCTGAACCAGGACTTTGATTTCCATTTTTCTGATATCTATACTCGCATGCAGAGCATCCGTGGTTACAAAATGCAAAGAAGGCACCAAATGTTCCTTTGGGAGAGACTGTAAAAGCAAGGCTCAAACAATTTTCTGTGATGAACAAACTAAAGAAAAGAGCACTAAAGGTAATTTATATGGTAACTTTTAAAACTATCTGATTCTTCGTGATCCTTCCTGACTCCCTTTGTGTGATCAATTGACAAGTAACATCATTCATTTCTCAACCTCTGGGAATATCTCTCGAGCAGGTGGTGGCTGAGCATTTATCTGTTGAGGAAGTAGCGGGAATTAgggaaacttttgaaatgatGGATATTGGTAAGAGAGGAAAGATAAACATGGATGAACTTAGAAACGGTTTGAAGAAACTTGGCCACCAAATTCCTGATGCAGATCTTCAAATTCTCGTGGAATCTGTAAGTATTATCTTGTCTATGCATCATTGGTGTTTTTACTTTGGTTATTTTCTGTTTCGGTACATCTCCCAATGCTATATGTATTTCATAGCTCCTGATTTTGAAGAAATATAGATAAATTGCCTGAGCTTTCAAATGCCCTTCCTCCCATGGCATTTCTTGGTGTTTTTTCCTATTTAGGTCCTGAATTTCTTGTACTATTGTTTGAATTTCAAGCATGCTTATCAGGTTTGTCATTCACAGTCAATTTATTGAAAACCTGCTTTTTGAAGGCTGATGTCGATAGGGATGGAACATTGAATTATGGGGAGTTCGTTGCTGTTTCTGTTCATATCAGAAAAATGGCGAATGATGAACACCTGCACAAAGCTTTTGCATTCTTTGACAGAAATCAGAGTGGTTATATAGAAATTGATGAGCTACGGGATGCCTTGAGTGATGAAGGTGACACCAATACTGAAGATGTAATTGCCGCCATCATGCATGATGTTGACATAGATAAGGTCAGCTACGCTGCTTGTATCAATGAAtctaattatgtataatatgtTTCTAAACTTGCGAACTAAGCTTTAGCTGCTTTTGATATGTTTTCATGGTACATGACAGTCTCTTTGCTGAAAGTATATTGCTTTCTACATCTTCTTAATTGTATTTGTGACTGCTGCTGCTTCAGGCACATTCATGCCAATTATTGTCATTTTTTCATATTGGATAAAATCAACCTTCACCTGTGTCTTTGATTTTTACAAATTAAATCATATCAATAATGCTTCCTATGACTATTGTTATGCTGCATGTCCCTCGAATATATTCATGGCTGACTGATTGTGTTCACTTGATTTATAATGCAATAACATTTACTTCTATCAAGGGTTCACCATACAACTCTTAGGCTTAGACTAGTTAAACTGCTCTCTCCTGCTTAGACTTGACTGTTGTTTGAGCAAGACCCTCTTAAATATGGATGCCAGagtggaaaaaaaatgcaatgatTCTAAAAAGGTGATAGTATTACATAAATGTCCTGGACAAGTAAAAGAAGAGAGGTGAATAAGCATAAAAATTGACTTACATGATCCGTATTCTTTAAGTGACATAGTCAgtgaaatttaaaataaaagaaagagaaaataaattaaatcaGGAAAAAGGAGATTCACCACCCTCTATTTGTCCTTCCCAAATAACAGTAATAATTGCTGGCACAACGTCATTGTCTTGCATGCTTCTATTCTTCCAGTGTCCATGTCAACCAGAAGACCAAGCTTTGACtcaccagtttccctttcatatTTCCTTTGACACTTATGTCTTTTGCATCCCCCTTCCCGTTCTTCGACCCCTTATATGTGGAATTACATTGGTTTGCATCTTTCTAATTGACCGGTGCCATCTCCAGTCACCCCTAGTAAAAACTAAGGCACAAATTCCATGATAAGTCGTCTTTTTCATATCTTCTTCTAGAAATCACCTTCAGTTGCATACTACAGTGAATAGATTAGGAAAACTAGACACCATAAACAatgcaaatttaatattttgatgATAGTAGCACTAGAATATTCAGGTGAATATACACGATGGAGAACAATAAGAGACAGATGCGAATAGCTTGAAAGACATTGGCATTGGCTATTACATCCTCAAGCAACTGACTCCAAACTACATTACTCATCTCTTGGTGGCAATAGAATATTCTGACTCTTAAGTTTCAGGTGCTTAGCTATTAAGAGTCTCATATATCCCACCCAATTTGAAATCCATAAACAAAAGTTATTCCCCCTTTTTAGTTATTAGGTCTTATTGATTCCTTTTTAGTTAAGAATCTCATATATCCCTTCCAATTTGAAATCCACAAACAAAAGTTATTCCTTCTTTTTAGTTATTAGGTCCTATTTATTCCTTCATTTCATGccaataaatgaaaaaggataAAACATAAAAGAATTCCCATTAAGTACCCTAAGCAatagagaagaagaaaaggtaGTATTAATGAATGAAATAGGGGGAAAGGGGGTTTATGGGTTTGAATTGTGTAAATTAAAATGCTAGACATGATGCCTCTTAATTTACAAGGCATTAAAAGGAGTTGGTAGATTAAATAGACGGGAATGCCTGTCACTTCATTGATATGGTGGATGGGTGACTTTTTAAGACCCTTAGTAGTTGAGGGGTCAATATTTTATCATGTAATAGTTTTAGTAGCCTCAGGTTTTCTGCCCAAATAATTATGTCTTGAAGCTTCAGGTGGTGACATTGACAGGGTGGCAGCTAGCCTGCAAATAGTGGAGAAGGGGAAGTGGTGTCAGTGGTGTGGGCCAGATTATTGTGTGCCAACAAGGGGAAAGAGGTTGATTGTTGGGGGAGGCAGTTAGTTACTGATTGTCAATCACATTCCTTTTCTCAATTCTGTATGTCACAGATACAGTTCTTTTACTAATTTACTTGCTTTACATTACTTTTTATGGAAAACCGCAGAGGAGATTAGTATAATTTGCAAGTGTCGAGAGTTAATAACTGATACGGTACTTTTTCAAGCAAGCTTAGAACAGTTCTAGGTTTCAATTTATAGTAGTCTTGGCACTATGTCCATGCAGAAACTTGATccataaaaagaaaaagtaaggGAGTAAGGCTGCGGCTATGGTGGCTGACCATTTGACTTCCAACCGAGGATGTCCTCCCTTGAACCTCTGCGCATTCCTATGTCTCTTAGAAGTTCTAATAGTAGCTGCTACTATGGTGTCATTAGGAAGCCAACTACTACCAATCACAATTATTACAAAAAAGCATGTATGCACTTGCGAACTGAAATTTACTGAAACTCAGCAAAGCTATCATAATGTGAAGTCCTAATTCAATTCCGGACTAAAGTATTGTTGAACTTAACATTCCCTTCCTTTCTTCAATAATTTTTTATGGCTTTGCTGTGCTGTATCAAAGCTAGATGATGTGCTTTGAGCCCACCCTGTGTACTAGAATATAAGTATCCTTTTCTTTCTCGCTTCCTGCAATATTTCATGGAAACCATATGGTTTCGTGATTACACAGCCCAAAAGTGGGAAATAAAAAAGGAAGCAATCCTTTAACCGAGGGTCATTTTTGCTttagctgtttttttttttttttttaattcttccCAAATGGTATTTTCTTATCAGGCTTTGCCCGTTGGTTGTGAATAATATGAAAAAGAATCTTATGACTGGTCTTTTTCCCCCCATGATTTCTGACATTTCCATAACTTGTAGGATGGATGCATAAGTTATGAGGAATTTGCTGCGATGATGAAGGCTGGTACTGACTGGAGAAAGGCTTCTAGGCAATATTCTCGAGAGCGTTTTAACAGCCTGAGCTTGAAGTTGATGAGGGATGGCTCGTTACAATTGGCTAATGAGGGTAGATGAACAATTGCAGTAGCAGTGCTGCTAGGGATGAAAAGGAATATAGTCAACAGGGACATTCCTGTAATTCAAATCGAGTTCAAAGCTCATTTTCCCCCctttttatttgcatttttctcatatCACTCTGCTGACAAGCGGACACCTTGAAGAGTTTCCCTGTGGATTGTGTAACATCTCTAGGCTTGatatatgattttttttctccttttcttgtgTCTTCGGAGGTAGCTGTAGAAGATCAGAGTTCTGTAACTGATGAAAAGCTGATGAGGTGATTATTCTATTGTACATAGTTCGACTTAGTGTTAGAGGCTGCTTTATTTGGAAGACAGAATATTCTGTATTCCTTCTGTTCTCTTTTGCCCTTGGGAAACATTTTGAATGATCTGATTTCTGTATCATCATCATTTTTATTCATGGAAGATGGTATTTCTTTTATCTAGATATTGCGTGATGTCATAACATATACTAGATTTTAGAATCCTTTTTGGTGAACGTAACTCACTAATCGTTAAGGAATGTAAGAGGTCTTGCTGGTTGAAATTGCAGAAATGGAAAGTGACATTCAAATGACAAAAATGCCTTGAAATAtaattaagggataattagacAAACCTCACCTaaggtttctaataatttcacttGGCTCCCCTAAGTTTCAAATATCACACCTTCCTCCCCAATTTTGAGTTTTAATATAACAATGTTACAAATGTCCATAGAATTTCACTTAAAATGCTAAGATGTTATCTCATTCCCAACTTGAGGATTAAAGTCTAAACCTTGTTGATTGAAAATACTCAAGTgtcaaaagaatttgaaattatGTATTCATCTTTAATAGAGGGCTTGAAATTGCAAAATAGAAAGGAAATATCCCGATTAGCAATAATGAAGTAGGCCACATTATCACGCATAATAGTATCGAAAAATGAACCAAAGAGGCTTTAGTCTAATGGTTTAAGGTTGAGGACCAAAAATAAGAGGTCTAGATTCTTATCCCCTTGCCTCCTCCCTGCTTCTTAAATTTCACATTTCCCCTGTtaggaaattgaaaaaaaaaatagtatggAAAGCTGAATGTCTTAATGTTAtgatgtgaggacccgcaattttcttaatttctaggttttaatttcttttaattgcacgttttttcacattttctttattcgaaaattttaaaaataaattttatg encodes:
- the LOC113776692 gene encoding calcium-dependent protein kinase 8-like isoform X1, with product MGNCCVTPVDSSEKKAKKKNKPNPFSIDYGANHGSGGANKLVVLKHPTGHDIYERYDLGGELGRGEFGVTYLCTDVDTADKYACKSISKKKLRTAVDIEDVRREVEIMKHLPEHPNIVTLKDTYEDDDAVHIVMELCEGGELFDRIVARGHYSERAAAVVMKTIVEVVQWYFLKILIFLSHILLKPAFMIWNDSVLPHSFGVLPPDSVCHRHGVMHRDLKPENFLFANKKETSPLKAIDFGLSVFFKPGEHFNEIVGSPYYMAPEVLKRNYGPEVDVWSAGVILYILLCGVPPFWAETEQGVAQAIIRSVIDFKRDPWPKVSDTAKDLVKKMLDPDPSRRLTASQVLEHPWLQNAKKAPNVPLGETVKARLKQFSVMNKLKKRALKVVAEHLSVEEVAGIRETFEMMDIGKRGKINMDELRNGLKKLGHQIPDADLQILVESADVDRDGTLNYGEFVAVSVHIRKMANDEHLHKAFAFFDRNQSGYIEIDELRDALSDEGDTNTEDVIAAIMHDVDIDKDGCISYEEFAAMMKAGTDWRKASRQYSRERFNSLSLKLMRDGSLQLANEGR
- the LOC113776692 gene encoding calcium-dependent protein kinase 8-like isoform X2; protein product: MGNCCVTPVDSSEKKAKKKNKPNPFSIDYGANHGSGGANKLVVLKHPTGHDIYERYDLGGELGRGEFGVTYLCTDVDTADKYACKSISKKKLRTAVDIEDVRREVEIMKHLPEHPNIVTLKDTYEDDDAVHIVMELCEGGELFDRIVARGHYSERAAAVVMKTIVEVVQVCHRHGVMHRDLKPENFLFANKKETSPLKAIDFGLSVFFKPGEHFNEIVGSPYYMAPEVLKRNYGPEVDVWSAGVILYILLCGVPPFWAETEQGVAQAIIRSVIDFKRDPWPKVSDTAKDLVKKMLDPDPSRRLTASQVLEHPWLQNAKKAPNVPLGETVKARLKQFSVMNKLKKRALKVVAEHLSVEEVAGIRETFEMMDIGKRGKINMDELRNGLKKLGHQIPDADLQILVESADVDRDGTLNYGEFVAVSVHIRKMANDEHLHKAFAFFDRNQSGYIEIDELRDALSDEGDTNTEDVIAAIMHDVDIDKDGCISYEEFAAMMKAGTDWRKASRQYSRERFNSLSLKLMRDGSLQLANEGR